A stretch of the Osmerus eperlanus chromosome 10, fOsmEpe2.1, whole genome shotgun sequence genome encodes the following:
- the LOC134028543 gene encoding CD81 antigen-like: MMVVGFLGCYGAIQESQCLLGTFFACLVILFACEVAAGIWGFMHRDTISKEMVNFYDSVFEKAVSESNFEPDRKQAAASVLKVFHETLDCCGKGGTSLSSILTKGLSTLGLTDLCPKSAARMENCHTKINDLFSDKIYLIGIAALVVAVIMIFEMIFSMVLCCGIRNSPVY, translated from the exons ATGATGGTTGTTGGGTTCCTTGGTTGCTATGGTGCCATCCAGGAGTCCCAGTGTCTTCTAGGAACG TTCTTTGCTTGCCTGGTCATCCTTTTCGCCTGTGAGGTAGCTGCTGGAATCTGGGGCTTCATGCATAGAGATACG ATTTCCAAAGAGATGGTCAACTTCTACGACTCGGTGTTTGAGAAAGCGGTGTCGGAGTCCAATTTTGAGCCCGACAGGAAGCAGGCTGCTGCGTCCGTGCTGAAAGTCTTTCACGAGACG CTGGATTGCTGTGGAAAGGGAGGTACTTCCCTGTCAAGTATCCTGACCAAGGGATTGTCTACGTTGGGACTCACTGATCTCTGCCCTAAGTCAGCTGCAAGAATGGAG AACTGTCACACCAAGATCAACGACCTGTTCTCTGACAAGATCTATCTCATCGGCATCGCAGCCCTGGTGGTGGCTGTTATCATG atcttTGAGATGATCTTCAGCATGGTCCTCTGCTGTGGCATCCGCAACAGCCCGGTCTActaa